CTACGTATAACAGCGACTTAACGCTTCGCTTCGGGACTAGCCCTCGCTTGGTCTGCGACACATTCCCCTTCTGTCACTCGCTCGCATCCGCAAGCTACGTGCCAGTCCCTAACGTCCCCTCCGAGGACTCAGGGTCGGGGAACGTCGTTAAGTCTAGTTCGTTATGCGAAATCGTAGAGAAATAAACCTTAAAACATAGGAAATACTTTAAAAAAAAGAATTATAAACCTCTTGACACAAGGCACACATTGTCATCACATATTCTAGAGTGAAGAATTATCGCTGGGATCTTGAAAAAGACGAAATTTTAAGAAAAGAACGTGGCATTTCTTTTGAATTAATTCTTTTTCAAATCGAAAATGGTTTTCTACTGGATATTATTAATCATCCAAATCAAGAAAAGTATCCTAACCAATCGATATTCATTGTTGAAATTGAAAACTATGCTTACTTAGTTCCATTTATTGAGAACAAAGATGAAATTTTCTTAAAAACTATTATACCAAGCAGAAAAGCTACACGTAATTATTTTTTAAAGGATGGAAGTGACAATGAAAACTAAGATAAACAAGAATTCCAAAGATCTTTCTTCGCTTTCTAAGGAAGAAAAAGATATTCTCACTTCTTATGAAGCTGGTGAATGGAAATCTATTGGATTAAATAATAAATTAATTAGCGCATACCAGAAAGCTGCTTCTGCGACGCTCGCCAAGAATAAAAGAATAAATATTAGACTTAACCAGTTAGATTTACAATCGATACAAAAGAAAGCTTTTGAAGAAGGATTGCCTTATCAAACTTTCATTTCTAGCTTAATCCATAAATTTGTCACTGGAAAATTAGTAGAAAAATAGTTTAACAATCTACGACTTCGCATAACGAACTAGACTTAACGACGTTCCCCGACCCTGAGTCCTCGGAGGGGACGTTAGGGACTGGCACGTAGCTTGCGGATGCGAGCGAGTGACAGAAGGGGAATGTGTCGCAGACCAAGCGAGGGCTAGTCCCGAAGCGAAGCGTTAAGTCGCTGTTATACGTAGTTGCGAACCTGTTAAAATAAAATGCAATCTTTAGGTGTCGAATAAAAAAATATCATCTTCCATTCCTAAAATGCGAGTTAATTCATTTTGGACGTATTCAAGGGAGCCTACAAAATCTGGGAAATATTCTAATTCATATTTGTAGATTTGGTTTTCTGGATTTGCAGATCCAATTTGAAAAATGCTCGCATCGTATTTATTAATAATAAATGGACCATTACCGAATAAGAGAAAAGAATCATCATTAGTTTCGACATATTTTTTATTTGTGAAATAAACGAGCCAACCATATTGTTTTACTTCGGTTTTAGTAATTATATACTCATCGTCTTCTAGATCTGCTGATTTTTGATTCAA
The genomic region above belongs to Leptospira perdikensis and contains:
- a CDS encoding BrnT family toxin codes for the protein MKNYRWDLEKDEILRKERGISFELILFQIENGFLLDIINHPNQEKYPNQSIFIVEIENYAYLVPFIENKDEIFLKTIIPSRKATRNYFLKDGSDNEN
- a CDS encoding antitoxin — protein: MKTKINKNSKDLSSLSKEEKDILTSYEAGEWKSIGLNNKLISAYQKAASATLAKNKRINIRLNQLDLQSIQKKAFEEGLPYQTFISSLIHKFVTGKLVEK
- a CDS encoding YrhB domain-containing protein encodes the protein NEYKHLKLKLTERNPTLRNNILIHSEIDALQKANDYLNQKSADLEDDEYIITKTEVKQYGWLVYFTNKKYVETNDDSFLLFGNGPFIINKYDASIFQIGSANPENQIYKYELEYFPDFVGSLEYVQNELTRILGMEDDIFLFDT